The following are encoded together in the Arcobacter aquimarinus genome:
- a CDS encoding glycosyltransferase family 2 protein translates to MSLFLLQDKIFVVIPTYNNPKTIVNVANDVIKNGYKLIIVDDGSTIKVTDLIESHPDIIILRHEINQGKGQAILTGAKKVKELGHDYFISLDGDGQHLASQIEKILSAHDGKDQIIIGARNFDIDNVPNGSKFGRWFSNFWACWDTEQEIKDSLSGFRLYPTSILDLNIKTLRFDWEMEVLVKHSWKGRLIKEVIIECYYPTPEERVSHFKKFWDTAAIVMVHIRLLPFKFLLKKRYK, encoded by the coding sequence GTGAGTTTATTTTTGTTACAAGATAAAATATTCGTAGTAATTCCTACTTATAATAATCCTAAAACTATTGTTAATGTTGCTAATGATGTGATAAAAAATGGATATAAACTTATCATTGTTGATGATGGCTCAACTATTAAAGTAACTGACTTAATTGAATCACATCCTGATATTATAATTCTTCGACATGAAATTAATCAAGGAAAAGGTCAAGCCATCTTAACTGGAGCAAAAAAAGTAAAAGAGTTAGGACATGACTATTTTATTAGTTTAGATGGAGATGGTCAACATTTAGCAAGTCAAATAGAAAAAATCTTAAGTGCACACGATGGAAAAGACCAAATAATCATTGGAGCAAGAAATTTCGATATTGACAATGTACCAAATGGTTCAAAATTTGGTAGATGGTTCAGTAATTTCTGGGCTTGCTGGGATACTGAACAAGAAATTAAAGATTCATTATCAGGATTTAGATTATATCCTACTTCAATTTTAGATTTAAATATTAAAACTTTAAGATTTGATTGGGAAATGGAAGTTCTTGTAAAGCACTCTTGGAAAGGTAGATTAATAAAAGAAGTTATTATAGAGTGTTATTATCCAACTCCAGAAGAAAGAGTTAGTCACTTTAAAAAATTTTGGGATACAGCTGCTATTGTAATGGTACATATTAGAT
- a CDS encoding beta-ketoacyl-[acyl-carrier-protein] synthase family protein: protein MTINNKVYINYFDSVSCAGNDSLELFQSVCEQKDTIFTDTSYIKEKVVAIGKVSKDENLQNILLKRCEKLLEETKLVDFSKTLLIVGSSVGGMDETERLFFQNANYKKINYKKHPVDAIAYHLKEKFSFYDDVSFSTACTSSANALGYAKEVISKGIYENVLVIGIDTLSYTTVCGFSALSVLSSKPCTPFDKNRDGMNVSEGFAILLLQNKKEENSIELCGVGYSSDAHHMTQPHPEGLGAKSAMQNAIYDAKLNINDISYINAHGTGTYANDFSELNAINSLFIDKKPKVSSTKSITGHTLGAAGAIEAVICCMILQNQIIPPNKGLVEPEIDGINYSMEISKERVNYAISNSFAFGGNNTSLIFGITK, encoded by the coding sequence ATGACAATAAATAACAAAGTATATATAAATTATTTTGATTCTGTATCTTGTGCAGGAAATGATTCTTTAGAATTATTTCAATCTGTATGTGAACAAAAAGATACTATTTTTACTGATACAAGTTATATAAAAGAAAAAGTTGTTGCTATTGGTAAAGTATCTAAAGATGAAAATCTGCAAAATATTTTATTAAAAAGATGTGAAAAGTTATTGGAAGAGACAAAATTAGTTGATTTTTCAAAAACTTTATTAATTGTAGGTTCTTCTGTTGGTGGAATGGATGAAACTGAAAGACTTTTTTTTCAAAATGCAAATTATAAAAAAATCAATTATAAAAAACATCCAGTTGATGCAATTGCTTATCATTTAAAAGAAAAATTTTCTTTTTATGATGATGTATCTTTTTCAACAGCTTGTACTTCAAGTGCAAATGCTTTAGGTTATGCAAAAGAAGTTATATCAAAAGGTATTTATGAAAATGTGTTAGTTATTGGAATAGATACATTATCTTATACAACTGTCTGTGGTTTTTCAGCGTTAAGTGTATTATCATCAAAACCATGTACTCCTTTTGATAAAAATAGAGATGGTATGAATGTTTCAGAAGGGTTTGCAATTTTATTACTTCAAAATAAAAAAGAAGAGAATTCTATTGAACTTTGTGGAGTAGGATATAGCTCTGATGCCCATCATATGACTCAACCCCATCCAGAAGGATTGGGAGCAAAAAGTGCAATGCAAAATGCTATTTATGATGCAAAATTAAATATTAATGATATTTCTTATATTAATGCTCATGGAACAGGAACGTATGCAAATGATTTTTCAGAACTAAATGCTATAAATTCTTTGTTTATTGATAAAAAACCAAAAGTAAGTTCAACAAAATCTATTACAGGACACACTTTAGGTGCTGCTGGTGCAATTGAAGCAGTCATTTGTTGTATGATTTTACAAAATCAAATAATTCCCCCAAATAAAGGTTTAGTTGAACCTGAAATAGATGGAATAAATTATTCAATGGAAATATCAAAAGAGAGGGTTAATTATGCAATTAGTAACTCTTTTGCTTTTGGTGGAAATAATACTTCTTTAATTTTTGGAAT
- a CDS encoding NAD(P)/FAD-dependent oxidoreductase has translation MEKCDVLIIGGGPSGSLAASKLLKNGFSVIILEKLDFPRFVIGESLLPRCNEILENNELFEVIEQQKYMTKGGAIFVNEKNEEQVIDFSKNLGQKWGTSFQVKREEFDNVLLQNSKKMGADVRHGYEVIAYDNEKNQLKAKNNNGNIEEFEAKFILDASGYGRVLPKLLDLDIPSDLRLRNAIFTRVKGERRREKDFEGFIDIVIHDNNKAWLWVIPFSDGTTSCGIVCEEDYFKKTGLSQADFWDKVINEHVYLKEKFKNAEKIVPVGIIGGYSAAIKKMYGKGYALSGNATEFLDPVFSSGVTLALESSNKVAELIIKELNGEKVNWQNDYEDYMMIGINVFREFVYAWYEGKLQKIFYSKNKSDIIKNSISSILSGYVWDENNYFVKDTKRKIEALVAMSN, from the coding sequence GTGGAAAAATGTGATGTATTAATAATTGGTGGAGGACCAAGTGGGTCTTTGGCTGCTTCTAAGCTTTTAAAAAATGGTTTTAGTGTAATAATTTTAGAAAAATTAGATTTTCCACGATTTGTAATTGGAGAATCATTACTGCCAAGATGTAATGAAATATTAGAAAATAATGAATTATTTGAAGTAATAGAACAACAAAAATATATGACTAAAGGTGGAGCAATTTTTGTTAATGAAAAAAATGAAGAACAAGTTATTGATTTTAGTAAGAATTTAGGACAAAAATGGGGAACAAGTTTTCAAGTTAAAAGAGAAGAGTTTGATAATGTTTTATTACAAAATTCTAAAAAAATGGGAGCGGATGTACGTCATGGTTATGAAGTAATAGCTTATGATAATGAAAAAAATCAATTAAAAGCAAAAAATAATAATGGAAATATTGAAGAGTTTGAAGCAAAGTTTATTTTGGATGCTTCAGGATATGGAAGAGTATTGCCAAAACTTTTAGATTTGGATATTCCATCTGATTTAAGATTACGAAATGCAATTTTTACAAGAGTAAAAGGTGAACGAAGAAGAGAAAAAGATTTTGAAGGTTTTATAGATATTGTAATACATGATAATAATAAAGCATGGTTATGGGTAATTCCTTTTAGTGATGGGACAACATCTTGTGGAATAGTATGTGAAGAAGATTATTTTAAGAAAACAGGTTTAAGTCAAGCAGATTTCTGGGATAAAGTAATAAATGAACATGTTTATTTAAAAGAAAAATTTAAAAATGCAGAAAAAATAGTTCCAGTAGGAATTATTGGTGGTTATTCGGCTGCAATCAAAAAAATGTATGGAAAAGGATATGCATTAAGTGGAAATGCTACAGAATTTTTAGATCCAGTTTTTTCATCAGGTGTAACTTTAGCTCTTGAATCATCAAATAAAGTAGCTGAACTTATAATAAAAGAATTAAATGGTGAAAAGGTTAATTGGCAAAATGATTATGAAGATTATATGATGATAGGAATTAATGTCTTTAGAGAATTTGTATATGCTTGGTATGAAGGAAAGTTACAAAAAATATTTTATTCAAAAAATAAATCGGATATTATTAAAAATTCTATTAGTTCAATTTTATCGGGTTATGTTTGGGATGAAAATAATTATTTTGTAAAAGATACAAAACGAAAAATTGAAGCTTTAGTTGCAATGAGTAATTAA
- a CDS encoding phosphopantetheine-binding protein, whose amino-acid sequence MAVKSDEFKQFLINGLKLEDIGVDDINDDDALFGDEGLGLDSVDSIELVLIIEKEYGIKINNSEQYQEIFKSVNSLLKYINDNK is encoded by the coding sequence ATGGCAGTTAAGAGTGATGAATTTAAGCAGTTTTTAATTAACGGTTTAAAGCTTGAAGATATTGGTGTAGATGATATTAATGATGATGATGCACTTTTTGGTGATGAAGGCTTAGGTTTAGACTCTGTTGATTCTATTGAATTAGTTTTAATTATCGAAAAAGAATATGGTATTAAAATAAATAATAGTGAACAATATCAAGAAATATTTAAATCTGTAAATAGTTTATTAAAATATATAAATGACAATAAATAA
- a CDS encoding 3-hydroxyacyl-ACP dehydratase — protein MKSYFSNYFGVFLLEGLYHILDSKVSESLIEYEIQLTDEKHPIFQAHFPNNHLLPGFLHIDIASKLLDKELSKITKAKFLQAILPLDKILFIIEKKEQNYKIITKKDNKKCSEFIFVTR, from the coding sequence GTGAAAAGTTATTTTAGTAATTATTTTGGAGTATTTTTATTGGAAGGTTTATATCATATACTTGATTCAAAAGTATCAGAATCATTAATTGAATATGAAATTCAATTAACAGATGAAAAACATCCTATTTTTCAGGCACATTTTCCAAACAATCATTTGTTACCAGGTTTTTTACACATTGACATCGCAAGTAAGCTATTAGATAAAGAATTATCAAAAATTACCAAAGCGAAATTTTTGCAAGCTATTTTACCTTTAGATAAAATTTTATTTATTATTGAAAAAAAAGAACAAAACTATAAAATAATTACTAAAAAAGATAATAAAAAATGCAGTGAGTTTATTTTTGTTACAAGATAA